A segment of the Streptomyces sp. NBC_01283 genome:
CTGGCATCAGCGGCAATAGCCTTCCCAGCGGCCCCGGCGGCGCATGCCATCGTCAACGGTGACAAGGCCTCGGAGGCGTATCCCGTCATGGGGTCATTGCAGCGGCCCGATTCCCCACGCCCGGACGGGCATGTATGCGGTGCCGCTCTCATCGCCAAGCAGTGGATGGTCACGGCCGGACACTGCGTGCGCGGTGGCAAGGTCGATGCGTGGAAGGTGAGGATCGGTTCTGCCCAGGTGGACAAGGGCGGTGAACTGATCGGGGTGAAACGTGCCGTGGCGCACCCCGACGGGGCCTACGGCGGCGACATCGCTCTGTTGCAGCTGAAGAAACCCGCTCGCGCCACGCCCGTCCAGATCGCCTCCCATGCTCCCAAGCCGGGAACCGGCATGCGCGTCCTTGGGTGGGGGCTGACCTGCAGCAAGAATGCGGCCTCTTGCTGGCCGAAGGATCTGAGAGAACTCGACACCAAGCGATTGGCGGACAGGTCCTGTGCGGATTCCGGGCTCGTGCCGGGCAAGGAGCTTTGTATCGCCTCTGTCAACGGCCGCGGGCCAGCCAACATGGACTCCGGCGGCCCCGCTCTGGTGAAGGCCAAGGGCAGGTGGACGCTGGTCGGTGCTACCTCCGGCAGCGGAGGCACAACGGGCGTGGACCCCACCGTGTACACCAACGTGTCTGCCAAGAAGCCCTGGATCAAATCCGTCGTAAACCCCTGACCGTTGGGCCATGCGGTACAGGGTTGGCGGGTCCGAGCACCCCAGTCAACGTGGACCGCAGTGGAACTGTGCGGGGAGTGCGTGGGGCGAAGATCTGTACCGGGCACGCACCGGAGAGCAGAGCCGCTCTCCGCAATGTCGTGATCAGCACCCTGGCTCTGCCAGACGTCCCAGCATCGCCAGCGGTCTTCGTGAAGCCCCCTGCCCGCCCTCCGCCGACCCGCTGAAACCAGAGCGGCCCCTGACCTGACCTGTGACGCCGCATGAGTACCAAGACTTTGAATCGTCCCCCTGCCCCGAGGGCAGATCGCCGAGCAAGAACATATAGAGAGGCATCAGTACTTGCGGGCGATGAGTCGCTCTTCACCGCAGGGCAGCCTACCGACACCCCACAGGTAATCAGTGGGGCGCCGCCTCAGCCTCAGGAGGGGCCATGGCTAAAGGGACCGTCAAATGGTTTAACGCCCAGAAAGGATTCGGGTTCATCCGGCCGGACGCCGGAGAACCCGATGTGTTCGTTCACTACTCGGCCATCCAGGGAAACGGATACCGCTCCCTGGAGGAAGGAGAGAAGGTGGAGTTCGAGATGGTCTCTGGCCCGAAGGGTCCACAGGCCGCCACCGTCACAAGGAGCTCTAAGACTCTGTGACGGGTTGAATGCGCGCGGACCTGCGTTTCGCGTCTTTGATGCCGGGTCCGGGGGCAATGCCAGTGCGAAGAAGAGGAGAGACATGATGACCGATCGGCACCACACCCTGAGCGTGCTGGACTGGCATGATGACGGTTCCTCCACATCGTCTGTCTGGGTCGTCAGCGCAGACGAGCTCAAACAGATACGCGTCCTCCTGGGGCGTCTTCCGGACGTGGAAGGTCTTATCACACCGGAACAGGCGGACGAAGCGCGGGCAGCCACCCGGCGGTGGCTGACCTGTGCCAA
Coding sequences within it:
- a CDS encoding trypsin-like serine protease, whose protein sequence is MLIKRGTLFALLASAAIAFPAAPAAHAIVNGDKASEAYPVMGSLQRPDSPRPDGHVCGAALIAKQWMVTAGHCVRGGKVDAWKVRIGSAQVDKGGELIGVKRAVAHPDGAYGGDIALLQLKKPARATPVQIASHAPKPGTGMRVLGWGLTCSKNAASCWPKDLRELDTKRLADRSCADSGLVPGKELCIASVNGRGPANMDSGGPALVKAKGRWTLVGATSGSGGTTGVDPTVYTNVSAKKPWIKSVVNP
- a CDS encoding cold-shock protein, whose product is MAKGTVKWFNAQKGFGFIRPDAGEPDVFVHYSAIQGNGYRSLEEGEKVEFEMVSGPKGPQAATVTRSSKTL